From Halomicrobium salinisoli, the proteins below share one genomic window:
- a CDS encoding class II fumarate hydratase: MTDDEFRTEQDSLGEMQVPADAYWGAQTQRAVENFPISEVTFGRRFVRALGIVKKAAALANSDLGTVPDDKADAIVEAADEVIAGEHDDQFPVDVFQTGSGTSSNMNANEVIANRATEIYGGEIGTREIHPNDHVNFGQSSNDVIPTAMHVASLEAVENDVLPALETLRAALEEKEAEFDDVVKTGRTHLQDATPIRLGQEFSGYRTQIEKGIRRVENTTDHLAELALGGTAVGTGLNTHPEFPEKAAEYISDETDIEFREADNHFEAQAAHDAMNEAHGALETVAGSLNKIANDLRLLASGPRNGLGEIDQPENQPGSSIMPGKINPVVAEAVNQVHKQVVGNDAAVSAGAAEGQIDLNLYKPVLASNFLQSARLIANGSEAFAEKFVAKLEADREHCEERVQQSMALATALNPAIGYDKASKVAKQALAEDKTIREVVVEEGYLSEEEADEVLDPAAMTERVILGNE; encoded by the coding sequence ATGACCGACGACGAGTTCCGCACGGAGCAGGACAGCCTCGGCGAGATGCAGGTGCCGGCGGACGCCTACTGGGGCGCCCAGACCCAGCGCGCCGTCGAGAACTTCCCCATCTCGGAGGTCACCTTCGGGCGCCGGTTCGTCCGCGCCCTGGGCATCGTGAAGAAGGCCGCCGCGCTGGCCAACAGCGACCTCGGGACGGTCCCCGACGACAAGGCCGACGCCATCGTCGAGGCCGCCGACGAGGTCATCGCCGGCGAGCACGACGACCAGTTCCCCGTCGACGTGTTCCAGACCGGCAGCGGGACCTCCTCGAACATGAACGCCAACGAGGTCATCGCCAACCGCGCCACCGAGATCTACGGCGGCGAGATCGGCACCCGCGAGATCCACCCCAACGACCACGTCAACTTCGGCCAGTCCAGCAACGACGTGATCCCGACGGCGATGCACGTCGCCTCCCTGGAGGCGGTGGAGAACGACGTCCTCCCCGCGCTGGAGACGCTGCGGGCCGCCCTCGAGGAGAAGGAGGCGGAGTTCGACGACGTCGTCAAGACCGGCCGCACCCACCTCCAGGACGCCACGCCGATCCGCCTCGGCCAGGAGTTCTCCGGCTACCGCACCCAGATCGAGAAGGGCATCCGGCGCGTCGAGAACACGACCGACCACCTCGCCGAGCTCGCCCTCGGCGGGACCGCCGTCGGCACGGGCCTGAACACCCACCCCGAGTTCCCGGAGAAGGCCGCCGAGTACATCAGCGACGAGACCGACATCGAGTTCCGCGAGGCCGACAACCACTTCGAGGCCCAGGCCGCCCACGACGCGATGAACGAGGCCCACGGCGCCCTCGAGACGGTCGCCGGGAGCCTCAACAAGATCGCCAACGACCTGCGCCTGCTGGCCTCCGGCCCGCGCAACGGCCTGGGTGAGATCGACCAGCCCGAGAACCAGCCCGGGTCCTCGATCATGCCCGGCAAGATCAACCCGGTCGTCGCCGAGGCGGTCAACCAGGTCCACAAGCAGGTCGTCGGCAACGACGCCGCGGTGTCGGCCGGCGCCGCCGAGGGCCAGATCGACCTCAACCTCTACAAGCCCGTCCTCGCGTCGAACTTCCTCCAGTCGGCCCGCCTGATCGCCAACGGCAGCGAGGCCTTCGCCGAGAAGTTCGTCGCCAAACTGGAGGCCGACCGCGAGCACTGCGAGGAGCGCGTCCAGCAGAGCATGGCGCTCGCCACCGCGCTCAACCCCGCCATCGGCTACGACAAGGCCAGCAAGGTCGCCAAGCAGGCCCTCGCCGAGGACAAGACCATCCGCGAGGTCGTCGTCGAGGAGGGGTACCTCTCCGAGGAGGAGGCCGACGAGGTGCTGGATCCGGCCGCGATGACCGAGCGGGTTATTCTCGGGAACGAGTAG
- a CDS encoding CPBP family intramembrane glutamic endopeptidase gives MSRETVSTRPRRAIRERLVGRPVAGFFAVTCTFSWSLQAVAGLGRFGPLWTVFLVVVSIFGPAVGAVAVVRCSGTSLTQWVDRTIRQRVDRRLFVGAILLPVAFVLVHTAFLRVAGIATTLTIGVDSWMTFLANAVVVALIGGGQEEFGWRGFALPHLQEQYSQLTATLTVGAMWTVWHLPVFYVLPSGVPTTGGSPLGFAAFTVALTGLFTVVYNAAGGSVAVTMLMHGCFNASGALYQSHQRATVAGVQASELLKVPAVLSIVVVLLFALRRWSPDRRRSVRWSRYRRAAPGSGTD, from the coding sequence ATGTCACGGGAGACAGTATCGACGCGACCGCGTCGAGCGATCCGCGAGCGACTCGTCGGCCGTCCGGTAGCGGGCTTCTTCGCCGTCACCTGCACGTTCTCCTGGTCGCTCCAGGCGGTTGCCGGACTCGGCCGCTTTGGCCCGCTCTGGACAGTGTTTCTGGTCGTCGTCAGTATCTTCGGCCCGGCCGTCGGCGCCGTCGCCGTGGTCCGGTGCTCCGGGACGTCTCTCACACAGTGGGTCGACCGGACGATCAGGCAGCGAGTCGACCGTCGGCTGTTCGTCGGCGCGATCCTGCTTCCGGTCGCGTTCGTGCTCGTCCACACCGCGTTCCTCCGCGTGGCCGGTATCGCGACGACGCTCACGATCGGAGTCGACTCGTGGATGACGTTTCTCGCGAACGCCGTGGTCGTCGCACTTATCGGCGGCGGACAGGAGGAATTCGGCTGGCGCGGCTTCGCACTACCGCACCTCCAGGAGCAGTACAGTCAGCTGACCGCTACCCTCACCGTCGGGGCCATGTGGACGGTCTGGCACCTCCCCGTGTTCTACGTGCTCCCGTCCGGCGTACCCACCACCGGCGGGTCTCCCCTCGGGTTCGCGGCCTTCACCGTCGCGCTGACGGGCCTGTTCACGGTCGTCTACAACGCCGCAGGCGGGTCCGTCGCCGTGACGATGCTCATGCACGGCTGTTTCAACGCATCGGGTGCCCTCTATCAGTCCCACCAGCGTGCGACTGTCGCAGGCGTCCAGGCGTCAGAACTGCTCAAGGTTCCTGCGGTCCTGTCGATCGTCGTGGTCCTCCTCTTCGCCCTCCGCCGATGGTCACCGGATCGCCGGCGCAGCGTCCGCTGGTCCCGGTACCGTCGGGCCGCTCCCGGATCCGGGACCGACTGA